A single genomic interval of Daucus carota subsp. sativus chromosome 1, DH1 v3.0, whole genome shotgun sequence harbors:
- the LOC108198781 gene encoding ubiquitin carboxyl-terminal hydrolase 3 encodes MANGSCVKKRWLPLEANPDVMNQFLWGLGVRENELGCYDVYGLDEELLEMVPKPVLAVLFLYPLTPQSEQERIQQDTVTKDQIKGVYYMRQTVGNACGTVGLLHAIGNITSKINLLENSYLDKFYKSTANMDPMERAVYLENDREMEVAHRAAATAGETKASDDVYSHFICFTCVNGQLYELDGRRAGPISHGASSPSSLLQDAAKVIQGMITKNPNSMEFNVIAVSKRVEGA; translated from the exons ATGGCCAATGGGTCTTGTGTTAAAAAAAGATGGCTACCTCTTGAAGCTAACCCTGATGTTATGAACCAG TTTCTCTGGGGACTCGGTGTCAGAGAGAACGAGTTAGGGTGCTATGATGTGTATGGTTTAGATGAAGAACTCTTAGAAATGGTACCCAAGCCAGTTCTTGCAGTCCTGTTTCTCTACCCCTTAACGCCTCAG AGTGAACAAGAGAGAATACAACAAGACACTGTCACGAAG GATCAAATCAAGGGAGTTTACTATATGAGGCAAACTGTAGGCAATGCTTGTGGAACTGTCGGTCTTCTTCACGCTATTGGGAATATCACTTCAAAGATAAATCTCC TTGAGAATTCATATCTAGATAAGTTCTACAAGTCGACTGCAAACATGGACCCAATGGag CGTGCGGTGTATCTTGAAAATGACAGAGAAATGGAAGTTGCTCACAGAGCAGCCGCTACTGCTGGTGAGACTAAG GCCTCGGATGATGTTTACAGTCATTTCATATGCTTCACCTGCGTGAATG GACAGCTTTACGAGCTTGATGGGAGGAGGGCGGGACCAATTTCTCATGGTGCTTCTTCTCCTAGCAGTTTATTACAG GATGCTGCAAAAGTCATACAAGGGATGATCACGAAAAACCCAAATTCCATGGAGTTTAACGTGATTGCTGTTTCAAAGAGAGTCGAAGGCGCTTAA
- the LOC108213820 gene encoding glycosyl hydrolase 5 family protein encodes MQAFTAFLVLFSLLTRAFSVPLSTKSRWIIDDVGGQRVKLVGGNWAGHVGPMLPEGLDKRPLSEIAGHIALMGFNSVRLTYSTYMFTQYSHLTVLQSLRNLSLHDAIDGMTKYNPQLLKLTLPRAQEAVINQLASHGIMIVLDNQVSKPIWCCGDDDGNGFWGDEYFDPKDWLRSLHIVAHRYKNNPMVVAMSLRNEIRGKRQNAKDWRKYVRKGAKQIHKSNPNVLILVGGLSYALDLTPLKTKALNIKATSKLRNKIVYESHRYAFTMGQSNNYLRKPLNQFCDSVIADMENRTTFVTRGPNAAPLYISEFGVNMLGNQTYDNVFLGCFLAYLAKHDLDWNMWALQGSYYLRDEGQGVEEQYGMFTTNWTQIRNPDVHAKILSVQQMIRDPKSHAPRYLRMYHPMTGRCLSVNDNSTQIHATDCHKFSKWSYNNLVIQLNGTPYCLASSGEDSPLSLTTDCDSKRSTWKAVSSYQLADSDNLCMHYDPSYSPYVLARKCICAGSGNRSSCVENPQSQWFQRVLSNV; translated from the exons ATGCAAGCTTTCACAGCTTTTCTGGTACTCTTTTCTCTCTTAACTCGAGCATTTTCTGTCCCTCTGTCAACCAAATCGAGATGGATTATAGACGATGTTGGTGGCCAGAGGGTGAAGCTCGTCGGTGGCAACTGGGCTGGCCATGTTGGCCCCATGTTGCCAGAAGGACTCGACAAGAGGCCGTTGAGTGAAATTGCAGGACACATAGCTCTGATGGGATTCAATTCTGTACGTCTCACGTATTCTACGTACATGTTCACTCAGTATTCTCATCTTACTGTCCTGCAATCTCTGCGTAATTTAAGCCTTCATGATGCCATTGATGGAATGACCAAGTATAATCCTCAACTGTTGAAACTCACACTTCCTAGAGCTCAAGAAGCTGTTATTAATCAGCTTGCTTCTCATGGCATTATGATTGTTCTTGATAATCAAGTTAGCAAACCAATATGGTGCTGCGGTGATGATGATGGGAACGGTTTTTGGGGTGATGAGTATTTTGATCCGAAAGATTGGTTGCGTTCACTGCATATAGTTGCTCATCGTTACAAAAACAATCCTATG GTAGTAGCAATGAGTTTGCGGAATGAGATACGTGGAAAACGCCAGAATGCTAAGGATTGGCGCAAATATGTCCGCAAGGGTGCAAAACAAATCCACAAGTCTAATCCCAATGTGCTAATTCTTGTTGGTGGTTTATCCTACGCTCTTGATTTGACGCCATTGAAGACTAAAGCTCTAAACATTAAGGCAACCAGCAAGCTGAGAAACAAGATTGTTTATGAATCACATCGATATGCTTTCACAATGGGACAATCTAATAACTACTTGCGAAAACCACTAAATCAATTTTGTGATAGTGTTATTGCAGATATGGAGAATCGAACCACATTTGTGACGAGAGGGCCAAATGCAGCTCCATTGTATATAAGTGAATTCGGTGTTAATATGCTGGGCAATCAGACTTATGATAATGTTTTCCTGGGTTGCTTTTTAGCCTATTTGGCGAAGCACGATTTAGATTGGAATATGTGGGCTTTACAGGGAAGCTACTATCTAAGAGACGAAGGACAAGGCGTAGAGGAGCAGTATGGAATGTTTACTACTAACTGGACACAGATTAGAAACCCGGATGTTCATGCTAAGATTCTATCCGTACAACAGATGATCAGAG ATCCGAAATCTCATGCACCAAGATACTTGAGAATGTACCATCCGATGACTGGTCGATGTCTTAGTGTGAACGACAATAGTACTCAAATTCACGCGACAGATTGTCATAAATTTAGCAAGTGGAGTTATAACAATTTAGTGATTCAATTAAATGGAACTCCATATTGTTTAGCATCTTCTGGGGAGGATTCGCCACTTTCTCTAACGACAGACTGTGATAGCAAACGAAGTACTTGGAAAGCTGTATCGAGCTATCAACTCGCAGACAGTGATAATCTATGCATGCACTACGATCCTTCGTATTCTCCATATGTTTTGGCAAGAAAGTGCATCTGTGCAGGTTCAGGTAACCGTTCTTCTTGTGTTGAAAATCCTCAGAGCCAGTGGTTTCAGCGCGTTTTGTCCAATGTATAG
- the LOC108196540 gene encoding late embryogenesis abundant protein At1g64065 produces the protein MADFEEKPLAPEAHRITMHHDDRKHYRSSCIKCCGCTMVIFGIVGITMLVLMLTVFKAKDPTMHLNYVTIKGLESANLFSLLPSTNLTVEADISIKNPNAAAFKFKNAVTGIYYENVLIAEAKTPKGTAKAYRTFRLTITVDVMLQTLLRVPRFLGDLTAGEMPMSTRSSIRGKVEIIKIIKKNVGVKMDCSLTVILASENYKDLNCKRSVSI, from the coding sequence ATGGCGGATTTTGAAGAAAAACCTCTGGCCCCGGAGGCTCATCGGATCACAATGCACCACGACGACAGGAAGCACTACCGCAGCTCATGCATCAAATGTTGCGGATGTACCATGGTGATATTCGGGATCGTAGGGATCACAATGCTGGTACTAATGCTAACTGTTTTCAAGGCTAAAGATCCGACAATGCACCTGAACTACGTGACAATCAAAGGCCTAGAGAGCGCGAATCTTTTCAGTCTTCTGCCTAGCACGAACCTGACAGTCGAAGCTGACATATCGATCAAGAACCCGAATGCAGCTGCTTTCAAGTTCAAGAATGCTGTGACAGGTATTTACTATGAAAATGTGCTCATTGCGGAGGCTAAAACTCCCAAGGGCACTGCAAAAGCTTACAGAACATTTCGGCTGACAATCACTGTCGATGTTATGCTTCAAACACTTCTGAGGGTTCCGCGATTTTTAGGCGATCTGACAGCTGGAGAAATGCCAATGAGCACCAGGAGCAGCATTAGAGGCAAAGTGGAGATAATCAAGATTATTAAGAAGAATGTTGGAGTGAAAATGGATTGctcgttgacagtgattctggCAAGCGAGAATTATAAAGATCTGAACTGCAAACGATCTGTTTCGATTTGA
- the LOC108205256 gene encoding E4 SUMO-protein ligase PIAL2, with protein sequence MSKNAAINPSMLGDIATGTKYSASEVNSYRIMAVADRLAAHICSKDKTDSVEFFNLCLSLARGIDYAIANSEVPSFGRELPALLKQVCTRRNDFLLQAAIMVLMISVKTACENGWFSGADSEELKFLAYEIGSTFCSAKDINREASSLIPTITTITSRFYPHMKIDQLLAFLTAKPGFEAYVLDFQIRKKLNSSPDDKIWLFVAQIDHVETSACIISPQQVNFLLNGKGVERRTNIFMDNGPQLPTNVTKLLKYGTNLLQAVGQFNGNYVIIVAYMSFVAKPVRPSLQDYVQPTIALLDSDSELIEEASRISLSCPISMKRIKTPVKGQSCKHHQCFDLDNYVDINSRRPSWRCPHCNQSVCFNDIRIDQKMVKILEEVGENVAVVMISADGSWKAATESSDQRDQKTSINVPEVLSQEEPNCTANAVPDIMDLSDGEDAMDTVGASGNECLKPLLATYENQLRYLCTTNTGGDNQNRTSHAENTQANGITGSAPTNYMLSPVLTDAVSPALNREPEGIPASTLATSVSPSHNAAPFNTQLQHADMTNEYGRYPPTSQTLNRVPVAVQALPAQASTSVSQQRPMSTSQMSPKPVMVNGSGFSSNVEGQQQPRPLQGSYMSSSTLQQQIGSWGPQGHLFSPSRPSQQMSTPLAPGGYRVPFSNGQNSHQQHFTGQRMPHIRSQSPGLARTPPHLPPTQTHHGGMPNRASSPYVRQQEQFHSFSQRTSHLPRTPSLFNPVQLQTTPMPRNVDAHRPSISNTGGNLQPVGTPEGTVNTSTEQDWRPTGRMRGSLSGRAYSEALNQYIIQPTQPVQPIRPPTNTVTSPSGIPSPHVPRADNMNMNATQGANVSSVQPASTAGMSNVGNNQTLAHPDNPTSQYTHDGNGGEARKEDNAPDQLTDDGERVKSSEEKENCSGRKYIGEKRQHSENFTASTTEQGTNGGEHCNGKKYRGVTRQPSGRFAAAITENRTRMQLGTFETEEEAALAYDSSALRLHGSSAVLNFPRRSSGDQKTGLSGIELWKKATSYLNSQK encoded by the exons ATGTCGAAAAACGCGGCGATAAATCCGTCGATGCTCGGCGACATAGCCACCGGAACAAAATACTCCGCGTCGGAGGTCAATTCGTACCGCATAATGGCCGTTGCCGACCGATTAGCCGCTCATATTTGCAGCAAAGATAAAACCGATTCCGTTGAATTCTTCAATCTCTGCCTCTCGTTAGCGAG AGGGATTGATTATGCCATAGCTAATAGTGAAGTTCCAAGCTTTGGCCGAGAGCTTCCTGCTTTGTTGAAGCAG GTATGTACTCGgagaaatgattttttattGCAAGCTGCAATCATGGTTTTGATGATCTCTGTAAAG ACTGCATGTGAAAATGGATGGTTTTCAGGAGCAGATAGTGAGGAGCTGAAGTTTCTAGCATATGAG ATCGGAAGCACCTTTTGCAGTGCAAAAGATATCAACCGTGAGGCAAGTAGTCTGATACCAACTATAACAACAATTACATCAAG ATTTTATCCACATATGAAAATAGATCAATTGCTGGCATTTCTTACTGCTAAG CCGGGATTTGAGGCATATGTGTTGGATTTCCAGATACGGAAAAAATTGAATTCCTCCCCGGATGATAAAATT TGGTTATTTGTAGCTCAGATAGATCACGTGGAGACATCGGCATGTATCATAAGTCCTCAACAAGTGAA CTTTTTGCTGAATGGGAAGGGTGTTGAAAGAAGAACTAACATTTTCATG GATAATGGACCTCAACTTCCGACAAATGTCACCAAACTGCTTAAATATGGAACAAATCTACTTCAAGCTGTGGGGCAGTTTAATG GAAATTATGTAATAATTGTCGCTTATATGAGTTTTGTTGCAAAGCCTGTTCGACCTTCCTTGCAAGATTATGTGCAGCCTACCATTGCTTTACTAGATTCAG ATTCAGAGTTGATTGAAGAGGCATCTCGAATATCATTAAGTTGTCCAATAAG CATGAAGCGTATCAAAACTCCTGTCAAAGGTCAATCGTGCAAGCATCATCAG TGTTTTGATCTAGACAATTATGTGGATATAAATTCAAGAAGGCCATCCTGGCGCTGCCCACACTGTAATCAGTCTGTATGCTTCAATGACATTCGTATTGATCAGAAGATGGTCAAG ATTTTAGAAGAGGTGGGAGAAAATGTTGCCGTCGTAATGATTTCTGCTGATGGATCATGGAAAGCAGCAACTGAAAGCAGTGATCAAAGGGACCAGAAAACCTCAATTAATGTTCCAGAAGTCCTATCACAGGAAGAACCTAATTGCACTGCAAATGCCGTCCCTGATATAATGGATCTTTCTGATGGGGAAGATGCCATGGATACGGTTGGTGCTTCTGGAAATGAATGTCTGAAACCCCTTTTAGCTACTTATGAGAACCAGTTGAGATATCTCTGTACTACAAATACTGGCGGGGATAATCAGAACCGCACCTCACATGCAGAAAATACCCAAGCCAATGGTATTACAGGATCTGCTCCAACAAATTATATGTTATCTCCTGTATTGACTGATGCCGTATCTCCTGCTCTTAATCGAGAGCCTGAGGGTATTCCTGCATCAACCCTTGCAACTTCTGTTTCGCCGAGCCACAATGCTGCTCCTTTTAATACACAATTGCAACATGCTGACATGACCAATGAATATGGGAGGTACCCTCCAACATCGCAAACTTTAAACAGAGTGCCTGTTGCTGTTCAGGCCCTTCCTGCACAAGCTTCAACATCTGTTTCACAACAAAGACCAATGTCTACTTCTCAGATGTCTCCTAAGCCAGTAATGGTAAATGGCTCTGGATTTTCCAGTAATGTGGAAGGGCAACAGCAGCCTAGACCATTACAGGGGTCATACATGTCCTCGTCTACGTTGCAGCAGCAAATTGGG AGTTGGGGTCCACAGGGTCACTTGTTCAGCCCAAGTCGTCCATCTCAACAAATGAGTACCCCACTAGCTCCTGGTGGTTATCGAGTCCCTTTTTCTAATGGCCAAAACTCGCATCAACAACATTTTACAGGCCAAAGGATGCCGCATATAAGGAGTCAGTCACCTGGCCTGGCCAGAACACCCCCTCATTTGCCACCGACTCAAACTCATCACGGAGGTATGCCGAATAGGGCTTCATCACCATATGTTCGTCAGCAGGAACAGTTTCATAGTTTTTCTCAAAGAACATCCCATTTACCAAGAACGCCGTCTCTATTTAACCCGGTTCAACTGCAAACTACTCCTATGCCAAGAAATGTAGACGCACATAGGCCTTCAATAAGCAATACCGGGGGAAATTTGCAACCTGTTGGGACGCCCGAAGGTACTGTAAATACATCAACTGAGCAGGACTGGCGGCCAACTGGCCGCATGCGTGGAAGCCTATCGGGGCGGGCTTATTCAGAAGCACTTAACCAGTACATCATCCAACCGACACAGCCAGTTCAACCCATTAGGCCACCAACCAATACAGTCACATCTCCATCTGGTATCCCATCCCCACATGTCCCGAGGGCAGATAACATGAATATGAATGCTACTCagggagcaaatgtctcatctgTGCAACCTGCTAGTACTGCTGGGATGTCGAACGTAGGGAATAATCAAACTTTAG CCCATCCCGATAACCCTACTAGCCAGTATACTCATGATGGAAATGGGGGTGAAGCCAGAAAAGAGGACAATGCGCCTGACCAACTGACTGATGATGGAGAACGGGTGAAATCTAGCGAAGAGAAAGAGAACTGCAGTGGAAGGAAATATATAGGTGAAAAACGGCAGCATTCAGAAAATTTCACGGCCAGCACAACTGAGCAAGGTACTAATGGTGGAGAGCACTGTAATGGAAAGAAATACAGAGGCGTAACACGGCAGCCTTCAGGGAGGTTTGCAGCGGCGATTACTGAAAATAGGACCCGTATGCAGCTTGGAACATTCGAAACAGAGGAAGAGGCTGCTTTGGCGTATGATTCCAGTGCCCTCCGCCTGCACGGATCAAGTGCAGTACTGAATTTTCCTCGACGGAGTTCTGGTGACCAGAAAACGGGATTGAGTGGGATAGAATTGTGGAAAAAGGCAACATCGTACTTGAACTCGCAGAAGTAG
- the LOC108194168 gene encoding probable WRKY transcription factor 29: MEGFCGMEEDWGLEAIVRGCSHDQYTAINGLLDFNFQDDLFYDFPDFQGDEISTDNSGFVNELDDFCKPFYDPASQIFVPEQTDSPVNEVKFEQEEIKVVDQKEASAVAAASPKVATHATKYKRKNQQKRVVVQVTAEGLSSDLWAWRKYGQKPIKGSPYPRSYYRCSSSKGCLARKQVEESCSSPGTFIMTYSAEHNHSQPTRRSSLAGTNRQKFSALKRTSSGESCVSSTATPKEHSKFSSSSTHVEVVRALKKIKHEKNDTIIDDDHEFVIPDSILTDEFFAGFDDDLDGLVSNSSF, from the exons ATGGAGGGATTTTGTGGCATGGAAGAAGATTGGGGACTGGAAGCGATTGTTAGAGGGTGCAGCCATGATCAGTACACAGCTATAAATGGCTTGctggattttaattttcaagatGATCTTTTTTACGATTTTCCGGATTTTCAAGGAGATGAGATTAGCACTGATAATTCAGGCTTTGTCAATGAATTAGATGATTTTTGCAAGCCCTTTTATGATCCAGCAAGTCAGATTTTTGTTCCAGAACAGACGGATTCTCCGGTGAACGAAGTGAAATTCGAGCAAGAGGAAATCAAGGTTGTTGATCAGAAGGAAGCTAGTGCAGTTGCTGCAGCTAGCCCTAAAGTTGCTACTCATGCAACTAAATACAAAAG GAAAAACCAGCAGAAGAGGGTTGTGGTTCAAGTAACAGCAGAAGGtctttcttctgatttatgGGCTTGGCGTAAATATGGTCAGAAACCTATCAAAGGATCGCCTTATCCAAG AAGCTACTACAGGTGCAGTAGCTCGAAAGGCTGTTTAGCACGAAAGCAAGTCGAAGAAAGCTGTTCGAGTCCCGGAACGTTCATCATGACCTACTCCGCCGAGCACAACCACAGCCAGCCGACTCGCCGCAGTTCCCTTGCAGGAACCAACCGCCAAAAATTCTCCGCCTTGAAGAGAACTTCTTCCGGCGAAAGCTGCGTATCTTCCACCGCAACTCCGAAAGAGCATTCCAAATTTTCCTCATCATCTACACATGTTGAAGTAGTGCGAGCTCTCAAGAAGATCAAGCACGAGAAAAATGACACGATTATTGACGATGATCATGAGTTTGTGATCCCGGATTCGATTCTGACTGATGAGTTTTTCGCGGGATTTGACGATGATTTGGATGGACTTGTTTCGAATTCATCTTTCTAG
- the LOC108205432 gene encoding G-patch domain-containing protein 1: MASPEAPLCYVGIVKKSPAFRLMKQMGWEEGEGLGKDKQGIKGHVRVKNKQDTLGVGLEKPNPWAFDTAQFDSILKKLKVQATEVKNAEVVEKEDEAEETKTSNENQDPVPVVKSTRPQGRYKRREKGKLVQSYTSKDLEGILVKKSEESSASDQDRRLETVEQLESDVLVAEVNVPKEMPVDWWGYKSGFVSGGFLGAQSKKRKLVSAEHTRNPHERIAFHEEDQENLYNLVQNKATTGKQGLGIKDRPRKIAGCHFEGKKTSFDDSDDDVDDDSPADSSSPTQMHVDSETERSDEPKPKLKKLCRQLLRKVPGESLKLKQLKVLIEQQSSSTFSSFSSKRDALDFLKQKLEGSEKFVVDGKRVSLK; the protein is encoded by the exons ATGGCCTCGCCGGAAGCTCCCCTCTGCTACGTCGGCATCGTCAAAAAGTCCCCCGCCTTTCGCCTCATGAAACAAATG GGATGGGAAGAAGGAGAGGGACTTGGGAAAGACAAGCAAGGGATCAAAGGTCATGTCAGGGTTAAGAACAAGCAGGACACCCTTG GTGTTGGATTGGAAAAGCCTAATCCTTGGGCATTTGATACGGCACAATTTGATAGTATTCTCAAAAAGTTGAAAGTG CAAGCAACAGAAGTCAAAAATGCAGAAG TTGTTGAAAAAGAGGATGAAGCTGAGGAAACCAAAACATCTAATGAGAATCAAGATCCAGTTCCAGTTGTCAAGTCTACCCGGCCACAAGGAAG ATACAAGAGAAGAGAAAAGGGAAAACTTGTTCAGTCGTATACTTCCAAGGACCTGGAGGGGATCCTG GTTAAAAAATCGGAGGAGTCTTCTGCGAGTGATCAGGATAGACGATTGGAGACTGTAGAACAATTGGAAAGTGATGTTTTAGTTGCTGAAG TTAATGTGCCAAAGGAAATGCCGGTAGACTGGTGGGGCTACAAATCTGGATTTGTTTCGGGAGGTTTTCTTGGAGCTCAGTCCAAGAAAAGGAAACTTGTTTCAGCCGAACATACTCGCAATCCTCATGAAAGGATTGCTTTTCATGAGGAGGATCAGGAAAACCTGTACAATCTCGTTCAA AATAAGGCTACAACTGGAAAGCAAGGTCTTGGCATTAAGGATAGGCCTAGAAAAATAGCTGGTTGCCACTTTGAGGGCAAGAAGACTTCttttgatgatagtgatgatgatgttgatgatgatagTCCTGCTGATTCTAGTTCACCAACACAGATGCATGTTGATTCAGAAACTGAAAGAAGTGACGAACCAAAACCAAAGCTAAAAAAGTTGTGCAGACAGCTTCTTCGTAAA GTGCCCGGAGAATCGttaaagttgaaacaacttAAAGTCCTTATAGAACAACAATCATCATCTACGTTTTCCAGCTTCTCTTCAAAAAGAGACGCCcttgattttttaaaacaaaag CTTGAAGGCAGTGAGAAGTTCGTTGTAGACGGAAAGAGAGTTTCGCTAAAATGA
- the LOC108214624 gene encoding 1-aminocyclopropane-1-carboxylate synthase: MAFVNNLLSKMAISDGHGENSPYFDGWKAYDSDPFHSVENPQGVIQMGLAENQLCFDLIQEWILKNPKASICTSEGVDEFKDTAIFQDYHGLPEFRDAIAKFMAKVRGNTVTFDPDRVVMSGGATGAHETMAFCLADPGDAFLVPTPYYPGFDRDLRWRTGVKLLPVVCESCNDFKITREALEEAYQKAVESNINVKGLLITNPSNPLGTILDRDTLQSLVDFINEKNIHLICDEIYAATVFTKPMYVSIAEILEEDKKCNRDLIHLVYSLSKDMGFPGFRIGIIYSYNDSVVNTARKMSSFGLVSTQTQRLIANMLSDDTFIDQYVSESRKRLAARHGVFTRGLMQVRVGNLQGNAGLFFWMDLRRLLKDSTVEAEMELWRVIINEVKLNVSPGSSFHCSEPGWFRVCYANMDNETMRIALRRIKKFVLQADERQVTAKKQTWHKDLKLSLSFRRCDDTILMTPRMVTPHMMSPHVVVSPHSPLASPLVRARN; this comes from the exons ATGGCATTTGTGAATAATTTGTTGTCGAAGATGGCTATTAGTGATGGACATGGCGAAAATTCGCCGTATTTTGATGGTTGGAAAGCGTACGATAGTGATCCGTTTCATTCGGTGGAGAATCCTCAGGGGGTTATTCAGATGGGGCTTGCGGAAAATCAg CTTTGTTTTGACTTGATACAAGAATGGATTCTGAAGAATCCGAAAGCTTCCATCTGCACTTCTGAAGGAGTTGATGAGTTCAAAGATACTGCAATATTTCAAGATTATCATGGCTTACCTGAGTTCAGAGAT GCTATTGCTAAGTTTATGGCAAAAGTGAGAGGTAATACAGTGACATTTGATCCTGATCGAGTTGTTATGAGCGGAGGAGCTACCGGAGCTCATGAAACGATGGCCTTCTGTTTGGCAGATCCCGGTGATGCTTTTCTGGTGCCAACTCCCTACTATCCGGG ATTCGACCGTGATCTGAGGTGGAGAACTGGAGTGAAACTTCTTCCGGTTGTCTGTGAAAGCTGCAATGATTTCAAGATCACCAGAGAAGCTTTAGAAGAAGCATACCAGAAAGCAGTGGAGTCGAATATCAATGTTAAAGGCCTGCTGATTACAAATCCGTCGAATCCATTAGGCACGATTCTAGACCGTGACACATTACAAAGTCTAGTGGATTTCATCAATGAGAAGAATATTCACCTTATTTGTGATGAGATTTATGCAGCTACGGTTTTTACCAAGCCAATGTATGTCAGCATTGCTGAGATTTTGGAGGAGGACAAGAAATGCAACCGTGATTTGATTCATCTGGTGTACAGTCTGTCCAAGGACATGGGCTTTCCGGGGTTCAGAATTGGAATCATCTACTCTTACAATGACTCGGTTGTGAATACTGCTAGAAAAATGTCGAGTTTTGGACTTGTCTCCACTCAGACTCAAAGACTAATCGCAAACATGTTATCTGATGACACTTTCATTGATCAGTATGTATCCGAAAGCAGGAAAAGACTAGCTGCACGACATGGAGTGTTCACGAGAGGCCTAATGCAAGTCCGCGTTGGGAATTTGCAGGGCAATGCAGGGCTTTTCTTTTGGATGGATTTAAGACGCTTACTCAAAGATTCAACAGTTGAAGCTGAAATGGAGCTCTGGCGCGTAATCATCAATGAAGTTAAGCTCAATGTCTCGCCTGGCTCATCGTTTCATTGTTCAGAACCTGGTTGGTTTAGAGTTTGCTATGCAAACATGGATAACGAAACAATGAGGATTGCTTTACGACGAATCAAGAAATTTGTACTTCAAGCTGATGAACGTCAAGTCACTGCCAAGAAACAAACATGGCACAAAGATTTAAAACTAAGTTTATCATTCAGAAGGTGTGATGATACGATCTTGATGACACCGAGAATGGTAACTCCACATATGATGTCTCCACATGTTGTAGTTTCTCCTCATTCTCCTCTGGCATCACCTCTGGTTCGTGCTAGAAATTAG